A region of Salvelinus alpinus chromosome 24, SLU_Salpinus.1, whole genome shotgun sequence DNA encodes the following proteins:
- the LOC139552293 gene encoding surfeit locus protein 4 isoform X1, translating into MGQEELMSRAEDVADQFLRVTKQYLPHLARLCLISTFLEDGIRMWFQWNEQKDYIEATWGCGYFLATCFVLLNLTGQLGGCVLILSRNFVQYACFGLFGVIALQTVAYSILWDIKFLMRNLALGGGLLLLLAESRSEGKSMFAGVPSMGESSPKQYMQLGGRVLLVLMFMTLLHFDPSFFSILQNMVGTALIILVAIGFKTKLAALTLVIWLLAINVYFNAFWTVPAYKPMHDFLKYDFFQTTSVIGGLLLVVALGPGGVSMDEKKKEW; encoded by the exons ttctTGCGGGTGACGAAGCAGTACCTGCCTCACCTGGCTCGGCTGTGTCTAATCAGCACCTTCCTGGAGGACGGCATCCGTATGTGGTTCCAGTGGAACGAGCAAAAGGACTACATCGAGGCGACGTGGGGCTGTGGCTACTTCCTGGCCACCTGCTTTGTGCTGCTCAACCTCACAGGACAGCTTG GTGGCTGTGTCCTTATCCTCAGTAGAAATTTTGTACAGTATGCCTGCTTTGGATTATTTGGAGTCATAGCTCTACAG ACGGTTGCATACAGTATTTTATGGGATATAAAATTTCTGATGAG GAACCTTGCTCTTGGCGGTGGACTCCTGCTGTTACTAGCGGAGTCACGTTCAGAAGGGAAGAGCATGTTCGCTGGCGTCCCCTCCATGGGGGAGAGCTCACCAAAGCAGtacatgcagctgggaggtagaGTCCTGTTGGTGCTCATGTTCATGACCCTGCTGCACTTTGACCCCAGCTTCTTCTCG ATCCTCCAGAACATGGTGGGCACGGCTCTCATCATTCTGGTGGCCATTGGCTTCAAGACCAAGCTGGCCGCCCtgaccctggtaatatggctgctGGCCATCAACGTCTACTTCAACGCCTTTTGGACGGTGCCCGCCTACAAGCCTATGCATGACTTTCTCAAGTACGACTTCTTCCAGACCACGTCCGTCATCGGAGGGCTGCTGTTGGTCGTAGCACTGGGGCCCGGCGGGGTGTCCATGGACGAGAAGAAGAAGGAGtggtag
- the LOC139552293 gene encoding surfeit locus protein 4 isoform X2: MWFQWNEQKDYIEATWGCGYFLATCFVLLNLTGQLGGCVLILSRNFVQYACFGLFGVIALQTVAYSILWDIKFLMRNLALGGGLLLLLAESRSEGKSMFAGVPSMGESSPKQYMQLGGRVLLVLMFMTLLHFDPSFFSILQNMVGTALIILVAIGFKTKLAALTLVIWLLAINVYFNAFWTVPAYKPMHDFLKYDFFQTTSVIGGLLLVVALGPGGVSMDEKKKEW, encoded by the exons ATGTGGTTCCAGTGGAACGAGCAAAAGGACTACATCGAGGCGACGTGGGGCTGTGGCTACTTCCTGGCCACCTGCTTTGTGCTGCTCAACCTCACAGGACAGCTTG GTGGCTGTGTCCTTATCCTCAGTAGAAATTTTGTACAGTATGCCTGCTTTGGATTATTTGGAGTCATAGCTCTACAG ACGGTTGCATACAGTATTTTATGGGATATAAAATTTCTGATGAG GAACCTTGCTCTTGGCGGTGGACTCCTGCTGTTACTAGCGGAGTCACGTTCAGAAGGGAAGAGCATGTTCGCTGGCGTCCCCTCCATGGGGGAGAGCTCACCAAAGCAGtacatgcagctgggaggtagaGTCCTGTTGGTGCTCATGTTCATGACCCTGCTGCACTTTGACCCCAGCTTCTTCTCG ATCCTCCAGAACATGGTGGGCACGGCTCTCATCATTCTGGTGGCCATTGGCTTCAAGACCAAGCTGGCCGCCCtgaccctggtaatatggctgctGGCCATCAACGTCTACTTCAACGCCTTTTGGACGGTGCCCGCCTACAAGCCTATGCATGACTTTCTCAAGTACGACTTCTTCCAGACCACGTCCGTCATCGGAGGGCTGCTGTTGGTCGTAGCACTGGGGCCCGGCGGGGTGTCCATGGACGAGAAGAAGAAGGAGtggtag